The region ATTCACGCAGCAGCGTGAGTTTTCTTTATGCGTTCATCGGTTTTGCTGTACACAGAGTATCGTCACCTGTATAAGTACCTGTGAATTAACGAACAATAAATGCGTGGAAAAGGTACCGAGTAATATCACAGtatagaaatattattttaaatttaaagtcctgtgttgaaAATTCTACTTGTGTAAAAGTACTTAAATATTAGCATAAATATATACTTAAAgtggcaaaaataaaagtagccTACTTACTATGCAGAATGGTCCATTTCTAAAtactaaattatatataattttaatataGTTATTGATAAATTCAATGTGTACTACTATAGCAGCTGGTAAATGTGGGCTAaatttaattaatgtatatatacCACCAGGTTGCTTAATCTatgatattacattataatgtatttgtttattatattttgtattataaatctgaatctgcaaagtatcTAAGTGtagaaaagtacaatatttgccaacattttacatgtagtggagtagaagcataaagcagcattaaattggaaatacccaagtaaaatacaaataccCCAAACCGGCAAAGTAACTTTGCACCCCTgattaataatgatataattcTAATCTTGTAATTTTGCTAAATGTAGTCCTTTTTACAAattttactaaattaattagtttaatgtacagaaaaaagtaaacaactAAAATATAATTAGCATTAACTAAAAGcatgaattattttctttgttttatattgtatcTGTATGTTACAGgctttagttgtttttgttgtaggAAAAATACaatgagaaaatattttgtaagtTTCTATTCATATTACTTATACAAACATAAACTTTAATCAACCATTCTTAAATTATAATCATATTTAGACAATATCTAATGATATTACAATACAGAATAGAATCAATTGTAAgcaatgcatgttttatttatcttttaatctcATGAATAAAAAGCATAtctacagtatgtatatatacagcagATGAACATAGCgatattaatatatatcatttttgattattttagtttatcTGTGAAAAGCTAGTAAGAGGACGTTTCGTAAATCTACTATTTCCAAGGTCAGGACAGAACTTTTGGGGTcaactttaattaaatgtatttgttttgttagtaTTGTATTATCCATTCATTTGttctgtaatatatattttttaatatcagaaaaacaTTACACGCCCCTCTGTTTGAAGTTTACTCCAgattctccagcttcctcctacagtccaaagacatgcagcttggGTTGATCGAGAACTCTATATTGCCCGTGAATATGAGCGTGAATGTTTGTCTGTATCTATGTGTCAGACCTGTAATAGTCTGGCAACTTTGCCCAATGTCAACTGAGGCAATCAGGCCCCCCAGCAACCCTGAATAGGATAAGCGGTCACATTGGTGGATGAATGCGGTTTCCTATTTTATTACCGATGAAGAAAAGTCACACATTTACTTATGATGTCCCATTAATATTGACAAACCTGCCACAACATGTAACACGAATTTAAATACAttccttcatttaatgtttcattcagaagattaaaaataataattaaaaaaaacaaaaaaacagtcatttctATATTTCCAGTTATTTATTATGTACAGCTATGATTAAATGTTATCTAGATATGGTGATACACATGACAAGATTTCTCTCTATTGAAAAGTGATTTGTAAAGTGTTCATTGAAGCAGCAGCGAGATCACTCCTCCCAGGGGCTCATGTCAGTGTCGATGGCCACGCAGTTGTAAGCAGCATAACGCAGCTTCTCCTCACAGACTTTAGCACTGCAGGACAAAATGAACAAGAGGATAGGAAAGGATTGGAGGCTATTCATGTAATATTAATGtcaataaaaaactgtttttcaaaaaagttaatGAGAGCTCAAAGCATTAAATGAATTTAATTAAGTGTAGGATGGACTATGAAAGCAACTGGTATGTATTGTGTCTTGgtattccatccatccatccatccatccatttccttccgcttatccggggccgggtcgcgggggcagcaagctaaggagggtcctccagacgtccttctccccagcaacactttccagctcctcctggggaaccccgaggcgttcccaggccagacgagatatataatctctccagcatgttctgggtctaccccggggcctcttaccagttggacgtgcctggaaaacctctaaagggaggcgtccaggaggcatcctgatcagatgcccgagccaccacagctggcccctttcgacgcaaaggagcagcggctctactccgagctccctccggatgtctgagctcctcaccctatctctaaggctgagcccagccaccctacgaaggaagctcatttcggccgcttgtattcgcgatctcattctttcggtcactacccaaagctcatgaccataggtgagggttggaacgtagatggactggtaaatcgagagctttgcctttcggctcagctccttcttcaccaaaacggtccggtacaacgcccgcatcactgctgacgctgcaccgaaccgcctgtccatctcccgctccattttaccctcactcgtgaataagatcctgagatacttgaactccctcgcttggggcagtgactcactcccaacccagagggtgcaatccaccgttttccggaagagaaccatggcctcagacttggaggtgtCTTGGTATTGCACcataaaaacaatacagtaCATCTTTAACACAATTGTCACACATCCTACATgtacaaaacacagaatattGGTATACCTTGGGTAGTTGGGTAAATAAAGAGTGCTGGAACATGTGGAGGACCGTGGAAGTGCATCAGTCGTTTCCAAGCTGAATCAGGAAAccgaaaaaaaaaggaatagcATCATGTTCTGTTGTAAGCATTACGCTAGCAAACAGCATTTTCCTGTAATACTTATATGTACTTGCACTCACCCTATTTTGTCAGGAAAGACGTAGATAGGTGCAGGGAGACGACTTCGACCGGTTACGAACCTCAGAAACCTGCTGCGGTCCTCTGAAAGcaaaattcaaaattcaaaaatcAGTGTTTACCATAAATGTTGCTCAATTTTCCAGTAAGCAGAGGTGTGTATTTTCAGCATAACAAATGCCCATTCTCCGTCAAATGTTGACAGAGCATGTGTAAACCGTGAACTCACCATTGGTGAAGCTTGTCAGTGCTTCCCAAAGATATTGCACTTTGCCGTCACTTTGTTCCATTTCCTCAAAACGAGCTGGTCGggagatagaaaaaaacattaatgagtCTTTAGTACAATATTTAATGGAAGACGACTCCTGTCCTGGCATCATTACATTGGCTGCCCATTCAGGCAGGCGATTTTAAAGTTCTTCTCTTAACTTATAAGGCATTAAATGGACTTGCACCTCTATACTCTTTTCCTTAACTTAGTTAATAGCCAGGCGCCTTCTTAAAGGATCAATTACAGTAGTTAGGACATtttttggcttgttttttttgactTAAGGATTCATTATCTGGTCACCATGGATATCAGGGCAACTTTTCATTTCAGTCATAGGACCAAAGTGATGGACTGCTAGCACGGCTAAAACAAACATAGTGTCATCTTTTCAATCAATGCAGaaattttattgtgaaagataaATTCTAAGCTGGACACTCACTGAGTCGTTTCAGGGCCTCCACGGTGATCTCGGGGTCTCCACACACTTTCTTTTCCACTTCCTGCCAGGTGAGCAGGTCGAGCACCGCCTGAGGAACCACCTTCAGCAGCCCTGCCTGCATGGCTGCAATCTGTAATACGCATACAAACAAtgacgcacacgcacacaattcAAGGATTTAGCTGCTCTAAACACACCTACTCCATTATTGGATGAGTTTATActtaagaataaatgaaaacccGACTTGTAGAAACAATGTATAGGAAGGCAGTAGGTCCCACCTGCTGCTTGCTCTCCTCTAGCCGAGCCTTCTGCACCAGACGGACGAACTCGCTGCGGTCCTCGTAGCGAACAGCCATATTACTGCCACCGGGGATGAGCTCCACCATCTGGCCGTCGCTCAGCAGGGTGGTGTAGACCAGCTCCTCACCAAACCTAAACTCATAGGTCTCCTGGTCCAAGTTCTCCATGGCCTCCAGCAGATTCACCTGAACACACATCCACATTTAACTTGAGACAATGAAAGGACTAGTGGCCACACCAGAagtaagaaatgtttttttttttcaatttgaatgCATAAATGGGAATGATACAAGACGGTGTGGTATGCAGTAAAAAGGCCATTTGTGtaattttaaatgattaaattgcAATTCAATGAGATGTATTGGTCATTTAAGTAAACTACAAACTGTGCAGCAGATAAGGATCTTGGTAACCATgcattatcataaaaaaaagtaccaaaaacattaaatattgatcATGACAATTCTTCTACCAAAGAATGTTTCATGTCTGCTGTACATACATGAAACTAAGTCTGCAGAGCCTAAAATGTATGCTGTATCGCGTGTTAAGCAGGTGTTATGGTTTGAATGGCCTTCCTCACCAGAACAGAGTCTACAGCTGGGAAATCTTTATTCCAGCTGACAGCCTCCCCAGTTAGCTGCTTCCACACCAACCCGGGCAGAGCCAAGACCTACAGGAttagacacagaaagagaagccAGAGAATCAAGCCTCTACATCCACCTATTCTTTCTTTGAAGCGTTGTTAAGGACCAGCAATACGTGGAGAATGGGCATCACTCACCAAGAAGTCTTTCCCTCTGAGAGCGGCACCCATGAGCTGACCGATCCACTCATACTTTTGGAACTCTTTACAGGACGGGTTGGGGACGTAGTAATCTCTGGCCTCCAAGGAGCCCTGAgagaccacaaaaaaaaaaaggcatagccAATGAGAACACTGTCCAGTCAAATCTACAGTCAAAAAAATGCAGGCAGTGATGGTGAGTGATTACCTGGTTGGACGTACGGCTGAAGAATGGCAGAGGCATGGGACACTCAGCTGAGCTCGGGCACAGCTCCTCAGACATGTCAGCCAGGCTGTCCCGAAATCCACCTCCCTGGTCAATGATTCCCTCTGCAATGAACTTACATTCCCACCACTGGTCATACCGGGCAGGCCATCTGACAAACCGAGAGGAAAGATGGTTAATTTAGATTTGAATGCCCTCCAGTTTCAGTAATACTCAGgcaagaaaatgtcaaatgagCCTGAGAAGCCTGCACACCTGTAATCCAAAGTCTTCTCAAACTTGTCAGACGGCTTGAGGCCTTCATACACCTgcagggagaaaaataaaaaccataaaGCAATGGCAACAGCACCCATAACGCAGCACAGAGTAAGACAGACAAATTGATGAAAACGGACTCATGAGAATCCCCCAACACTCCGATGTGACGAGATGTATTTATACaaacagaaggaggaggtggcATGATGCACAAAGTGTCGTATACCTGATTGAAAACAGCGTTCTTGCAGCTGGGGTCCAGAGAGGGGTTGTCTCTGTGCTCCATGGCCAGACGTCTGTTGATGTACAGCCGGGGCATGAAGTTTGGCTTACTGGTCTCTGAGTCCTTCAGGCACTGTGTGATGAGGGCTGAGCGCCGTTTGGACAGCAGCAGGAACTGCTTTATGCTCTAGAGGGCGCCAAAGAAAGTCATTTTGGAGGCCTTAGAAGTTTGTTTCTCAAGTTTTAAAGTAGAGATGCTTTTAAAAATACCCTTTATGTTTCAGCTAGTGTCAGTGGGAAGGTATTAAATATTAGTGAGCAATATATTTGTCTAGCATTTTCTCAAAAactaacatatttatataacttATCCACTACCTAATACTACTGTATTTAATTGGCTTTGTcaccattttacattttttaaaacctatttgtttctttattgtgtaCACCAGAGTACTGATAGAATGCTGTTTTTACTATACTTTATACCGTAACTGTTTGGAACTGTGGTCCATGATTTCCAgtaaaaattatattttcagtcTCTGAgccctttaaaaaacagtgtttcacTGCCctttaataaaagtaacaaatgGTGTtaccttttgtttatttactataAATCTGGTAAGATCATCAGTTTGGAGTTAATTGCCTAATTGTTATTCAGTGTCAGtcttgtatattttaaaaactctACAATGACTCACTTTGATCTGGTTGAAGGTACCCAGACTGTAGTCCCATGCTGGCACCAAGTGTGGGAGCACACTGTCCAGGAGACAAATGAACCTGCGGAGAGCGAGACAGAAGTTCTAAAACACTCTGGACATGGACTTTGTCTGGTTGTCACAAAAAATACCACAGTTTGGTGATAAATATTTTACTCCATGATATTTTCTATGACTGTAAGAGCTGTGGCAGTAAGATTAACATTACCTCTGGATAACTAGTGCTCTGCGGTACAGGACGTCAGGCGTGTTGCCCTGCAGACGGGGGTAACGCACCAAGTTAGTGGACTGGAAAACATCCGCGTTCAGACCCAGGTCTCTTTCACATGATGACTTGATCTTCAAACCTCGGATCCGGACATCTATGCCCTCATCTGTAGAGCCAAGAACGTTGTTTCACGCACATTAAGACACTACAGAAGCTTttgcagacaaacacataatAAAGTGTATTGAAGCGtgtaaaatcaaagaaatatcTGGTTCAATTACCATGGAAACATGCTAAAAAGCCATACCTCTACATTCCTCAATCCGGACCTCAATCACAGGCAGGTGGGACGTCATGTCCTCCAGCACACATACTTCTCCAATCAGGTTGCTAGAGgcaaaaaaagagcagaggTGGTTCAAACCAACTGCAGTCAAACAGACTATGAAATATGTAAATGGCTCAGTGTGGCAGGCACAAACCCTTCATAATTACAAATTAGTCTTTTATATTTCTGCTTTCATCAAGAGAAAATAGATTAACATTATTCAGCAGagcatatattttttaaatggggcTGAACCAATATATCAGGTGGATATTGGTCTTCTATTAAACTGATCAGATTTTGTCTGCTGTAATAATTGGGAGGTTCctaaaattatattttcctttaattatATTTCCCCAATTTATCTACTGcatttaataatgataataatgttaatgaaatcaacaataacaatactactactagtattaataataataataataataataataataataataataataaggactCACTCGTCTAAGGTGACATCACTCAGCTTCTTCAGGttgtctccctctcctccataAACTGTGACTCGTTTGGGCATGTAGTTGTCGTCTGTAGAGTCCACTGTCAATATCAGCTTACTAGAGAGCAAAGAGAAGCACATTATATATGAGAAAGACATGTTTACATGTCTACAATTTAGCACAGGACAGAGCGCAGGACTTCAGTAAGACGGGAGAAGGTGAACTCTGtctttacatcaatgatgcttggtgctcaaacatagtcAACGTTGATGGAAAATGTTTCCCTGATGTCGAATTCTTTATGTTAAGATGCTGGCCATAATATCTGTACATAAAAATAACcttagtgtttttgttgctgctgtttacattcctcctgatggaaattcaaaaaaatgcactacatgATTGCACAActgtctttgttctgttttgtcatGATTTTCTTGTGTAGCATGAATGGACTAGGCCataactgcatttcattgtgcaacccTCTGTTGCAGAATGACAATAACTGATCCTTAAACCTTGAGTGTCTACCCACACCAAGGTCAAAGTCTTACACATTGCATCGTAAAAGTACATGCAGTCAATAACTACCATATTACAAAATTGAAATACAACATAGAGCGCAGACTTCCGCCAAGGCCAAATGCCCTATCTCGAAACGTTAACAAAGTGAACAATAATGGGTGTATCCGCTCCGTGATATGATTAAGTTTCAAGATTAAATGTGTTCTTCCTTGTCCCATGCTACACCCTTtcaccaagtttcatgaaaaccaGGCCAGTATTTTTTCCTTAATCCTGCTTACGAAccgataaacagacagacaacccCTCTGTGGCAGAGATACTATAATAGAAATATGTGTATAATATGTAGCTGACATCGAGAAATTagtaacaaaaatattaaatacatcaaGTTCAGGGTTTAGATTACACTGaataacctaaaaaaaaataaaacacacacactacagttGGCCCTTTTTTGGTCACTTTGTTGCTCAGCAGCTTCCTTACTTGACCACAGTGCCTTTCCTCATGTGCAGGCGGATCCAGTGTTGTCCCTGCATGCCGTCGCTCTCCCAGTAAGTTTCAGTGTCGCCATCTGTCAGACAGCTCGCCCCTCCACTGGGATCCTCCTGTCAGCAAATATCAAGGTAACTCAATGTGTTAAACCCTTCACTGAATTACTTGTTATTACACTCAATGCAACAatcaattgaattgaatcaaatacattttatctgtTATATTATCGAGGTAAAAAAGTAGatgataaacagacagaatgttTGCTTGCCTTCAATACTCATACAATTTAATTCTAATGGCTATAAAATGTGCACAGCTgcagatttcagatttttcagaCTCCATATAAGGACTGACTGTCTGGACAGTTTtgaacaggaaaaacaaagaaatacaaatacctGAGTGCATGTGACTCACCGAACACGAGGAAACATCAATACTGGTCACGCACTGCTTCACACTGCCCAGGTTCTCATCCTCTTTCCCGATGTGGTCATAGAAGTAATGCACCAAGTCCTCGTCACATTCATATGCCCAGGTGGGAGGAACATACCTTGAATATTTGAAGGGTAACAACAGCTTAATTTGACCATCTGCTCTgtctaaacacaaacaaaaagtctTGACTTTCTAATCTGATTCATCACAAACATGCTCACCTTAGCTTCTGGACGGCAGCGTCATCACACTCAGCGATTTTGGGTTTGGAGCCCATGTAAAGTGCGTTCTCCACACTCACCACCTGCTCCCAACGGTTGCAGGGCTTGTGGTCGTAGCCGAAGAGCTGTTGTTGTCTGCTGATGGTCTCCGGTGATTCCACCGGCACCAGCCTGTcgcctccctctgtgtgtttacacacCAGGATCCAGccttcctccagctcctgggCCGGACGGTGCTCCTCCAGTTGCTCCTGGACGCAGACATGGATCGTTATATCAA is a window of Anoplopoma fimbria isolate UVic2021 breed Golden Eagle Sablefish chromosome 3, Afim_UVic_2022, whole genome shotgun sequence DNA encoding:
- the hectd3 gene encoding E3 ubiquitin-protein ligase HECTD3; the encoded protein is MSLGDNPHLLLGRIRFLNRCIECFKRSEAVPECLCYVPKEVCYKICKDSSSSSSASTGASAGGSNVGKTLVPVFESPHQIPHNKKLAKYNIEPKKGTCIRTTGEEYCNSQGLWVKINKEQLEEHRPAQELEEGWILVCKHTEGGDRLVPVESPETISRQQQLFGYDHKPCNRWEQVVSVENALYMGSKPKIAECDDAAVQKLRYVPPTWAYECDEDLVHYFYDHIGKEDENLGSVKQCVTSIDVSSCSEDPSGGASCLTDGDTETYWESDGMQGQHWIRLHMRKGTVVNKLILTVDSTDDNYMPKRVTVYGGEGDNLKKLSDVTLDDNLIGEVCVLEDMTSHLPVIEVRIEECRDEGIDVRIRGLKIKSSCERDLGLNADVFQSTNLVRYPRLQGNTPDVLYRRALVIQRFICLLDSVLPHLVPAWDYSLGTFNQIKSIKQFLLLSKRRSALITQCLKDSETSKPNFMPRLYINRRLAMEHRDNPSLDPSCKNAVFNQVYEGLKPSDKFEKTLDYRWPARYDQWWECKFIAEGIIDQGGGFRDSLADMSEELCPSSAECPMPLPFFSRTSNQGSLEARDYYVPNPSCKEFQKYEWIGQLMGAALRGKDFLVLALPGLVWKQLTGEAVSWNKDFPAVDSVLVNLLEAMENLDQETYEFRFGEELVYTTLLSDGQMVELIPGGSNMAVRYEDRSEFVRLVQKARLEESKQQIAAMQAGLLKVVPQAVLDLLTWQEVEKKVCGDPEITVEALKRLTRFEEMEQSDGKVQYLWEALTSFTNEDRSRFLRFVTGRSRLPAPIYVFPDKIGLETTDALPRSSTCSSTLYLPNYPSAKVCEEKLRYAAYNCVAIDTDMSPWEE